In Chryseobacterium sp., the genomic window GGCTGATATTTCACAGGAACCTAATTATGAAGCGGCTATTGCGGCTGTAAAACAGTAAGCTCTCTTACTTTTTACATTAAACCATTAAGGAGATTTAAATAATTAAGAATAATAAGATGAAGCGTTAGCCCCTTAAAACATCTTTGGTGTTTCTCTTAATCTACCTTCACAACTTCAATATTCTTAATGGTTAAAAAAATAAAACTCAGCACTTAGCTGAGTTTTTTTGTTAAATACCTAAAGGTTTTTCAAACGCTTAATATCTGTTGAGCTTCCTACGGAATGACAAAGAGAACATAGAAAGTTCATCTGATTGTGCAGTTAATGCAGATCTTTAAAGAACGTTTAAAGTTAAACGATGTCTGTCATTCAGAACCAAACAAAGTGAAGCGTGGAATCTAAAATCTTCCAGTGAAGTTTTTTACAGAATAATAATGAGTGCTTGTTTTTTTAAAATACAATAACATCATAATAGCGTCGGGCTTTAGCCCGATATTAAAAAGATAAATACATCAGGCTTTAGCCAAAACTTAATTTTAAATTTCGGCTAAAGCCAATTACATTATACTCAAAAGAAAACGGGCTAAAGCCCGTTCCTATTGATCGTTCCTATTGATGTTTAAATATCTTTCTTATTTTATTCTGAACTAAAATTGTTTAAGATTCTAGCAGCACCGCTCCATCTTTCAAAATCATATACTCCTGCCCTACTTCCTCTGAAACGTTTTTCAGATCATTTTCATCAAACACCTGAGGAATATAGCATTTCTCATGCGCAAACAATCCGTAATGGATCGGCACCAGCTTTTTGGCATGTAAAAGATGGGCTGCTGCAAAAGCTTCTTTCAGATTGAGGGAAGCGGGAACCGGGCTGTATTCCAATCCGATGATCTCAAAATTGACAACGACACCGTTTACCGGTAAAAATGCATAATCGATGTTGGGATTTTCTTTTCCGAGCTTCCAGAATTGGTTGTGCCAGATCGTATCTCCGCCATGAAAGATTTTTGTGGTTCCGTCATCTACGATCCATGAAGATTGTATTTCTCCCACTCCATCCATCGCAAATACAGGTTTGAAGGTAATATTATTTTCTGTGAAGGTTTCGTTCAGATCCAGGACAATCATTTCTACATCATCTAAAAGCTTTTTTACAACAGGTTCCAGCCCTGAATAGACGATCAGTTTTCCGTCTTTCTTTAAGCATTTCGGGATCACTCCTTTATCAAAATGATCGAGATGCAGATGGGTAAACAGGATGTAATCTGCCTGTACATGATCTGAGAATGCTATAAGATTCTCCACAGCATCGCCCAAAACAGGTTTATAATAAGAGAAATCTTCTACCGCATCTATTAAGATGGTTTTGTGGTGGGAAGTGAGGCGGATACCTGCCCAGTTTAATTTTTGTATTTCCATATTCTTTTTTCAACAAAGGAAAAGACTTATGGAAGGCAAGACAATAAACAAAAGATAATTAATGAAGGATGGAAAGGATGGGAGCCTGGAGATGGAAGATGGAAGGTATGGAGGTGATAGAACAGCTATACTTCTTTTTGATTTTAAATAATTTACTCATTATGAAAACTTACAGAAAATATGGGTCCGGAAGTAACTTCCTGCTTCCTGCTCCCCTCTTCCAGCCTCAAAAAACCCTTTTCCTGATCTTCTGCTTAAAGAGATAGACGCAGTCCCGATATTACGGAGGTTACAGAACAACTCTCCCTCAGCCTTTAAATTTTAGACGATTTATTAATGATAAAAACCTACAGAAACTTTAGGTCCGAAATTAACTTCCTGCTTCCTGCTCCCCTCTTCCAGCCTCAAAAAATCCTTTTCCTGATCCTGCTTAATGAGATAGGCGTAATCCCGATATTATGGAGGTGACAGAACAATTCTCCCTCAGTCTTATTAATTTTAAACGGTTTATTAATGATAAAAACCTACAGAATTTAAAGGTCCGGAAGTAACTTCCAGCTTCCTGCTCCCCTCTTCCAGCCTCAAAAAATCCTTTTCCTGATCTTGCTTAATGAGATAAGCGTAATCCCGATATTATGTTACAGAACAATTCTCCCTCAGCCTTATTAATGATGAAAACCTACAGAATTTAAAGGTCCGGAAGTAACTTCCAGCTTCCTGCTCCCTTCTTCCAACCTCAAAAAACCCTTTTCCTGATCCTGCTTAATGAGATAAGCGTAATCCCGATATTACGGAGGTGACAGAACAACTGTCCCTCAGCCTTTAAATTTTAGACGATTTATTAATGATGAAAACCTACAGAAACTTTAGGTCCGGAAGTAACTTCCAGCTTCCAGCTCCCCTCTTCCAGCCTCAAAAAACCCTTTTCCTGATCCTGCTTAATGAGATAGGTGTGATGCCGATATAAGAGGCAAGGTATTTCAGAGGAATATTCTGAATATAATGAGGTTTGTTCTTCAGCAGATATTCATAAAGATCCTGCGGAGTGTTTTTCAGTAAAAGCATTTCCCGCTTCATCGCCGCATTCAGCTTTCTGCTCAGATAGTAATTCTGTACAAAACGGCAGTGCGGATTTACAGCAAATATGTCTTTCACCTCATCCAGGGTAATTTCCCATGCCAATCCGCTGTTTATGGCTTCATATAAGGCATCAGAGTTTTTTTCAACGGTAAAAATATCACCCGGAAAATAAAATTCTGCAGATATTTCGGTATCAATATCCGAAGTTGTATTGAGATAAAATTTCCGGACCAGCCCGTCTTCAACGAGATAGGCTTTATGGTCCGGAAATCTGTTTTTCTTTGAAAATTCAACCTTGGCAAATTTCTCCCATACAGGATCACTATCCTCTACATTAAGATGTGAAAACAGTTTTTTGTTGATTGTTGCCAAGGTTCAATGATTATGATTTACAGTAAATTTTCATCGACAAGGTTCGGAAGGGTCACTTTTAACTTCGGTTCCGCTTCCATAGCTCTTTTAATAGCGAAAATAGCGCCTTCGTTTCTGGCCCAGCTTCTTCTTGAGATTCCGTTATTTACGTCCCAGAACAGCATAGATTTCAGCCTTCTGTCTGCATCATCGCTTCCATCCAGCAGCATCCCGAAACCTCCGTTGATCACTTCTCCCCAGCCTACTCCGCCTCCATTGTGGATGGACACCCAGGTTGCACCGCGGAAGCTGTCACCAATCACATTGTGAATCGCCATATCCGCTGTAAATCTCGATCCGTCATAGATATTGGAAGTTTCTCTGTATGGAGAATCTGTTCCTGAAACATCGTGGTGGTCTCTTCCTAATACTACAGGTCCGATTTCTCCGTTTTTAATTGCTTTATTGAAAGCTTCGGCAATTTTCATCCTTCCTTCCGCATCAGCATACAAAATTCTCGCCTGGGAACCTACCACCAGTTTATTTTCCTGGGCTCCCTTGATCCATTGGATATTGTCTTTCATCTGCTGCTGGATCTCTTCCGGAGCATTTTTGATCATTTCTTCCAATACTGCACACGCTATATCATCTGTTTTCTGAAGATCCTCCGGGTTACTGCTGGTACATACCCAACGGAACGGCCCGAAACCGTAGTCAAAACACATTGGTCCCATAATATCCTGAACATAACTTGGATATTTGAATTCCCTTCCCAATGTCGGATTTTCAGCCATTACATCTGCTCCGGCTCTGGAAGCTTCCAGTAAGAAAGCATTTCCGTAATCAAAGAAATACGTTCCTTTCTTTGTATGCTTATTGATAGCTGCCGCATGTCTCTTTAAAGTTTCCTGTACTTTCTCTTTGAACAGTTCAGGATCTTCAGCCATCATTCTGTTTGATTCCTCAAAACTTTGTCCCACCGGATAATATCCGCCGGCCCATGGATTATGAAGAGACGTCTGATCTGAACCGATATCGATTCTTAAATCGTCCTGGTCAAATTTTTCCCAAACTTCAACAATATTTCCAAGGTAAGCCAAAGAAACCGTTTCTTTATTTTCCTGAGCTTCCCTCACTCTCTTTACCAATGCATCAAGGTCTTCATGAATTTCATTCACCCATTTCTGATCATGACGTATTTTGGTGATCTTAGGGTTCACTTCCGCACATACGGTAACACAGCCTGCGATATTTCCAGCTTTTGGCTGAGCACCGCTCATTCCTCCTAACCCGGAAGTCACAAAAAGACCTCCTTTCGGCTCTTTTTCAATTTTTCTGAATGCATTCAAAACGGTAATGGTTGTTCCATGCACAATTCCCTGAGGGCCAATATACATATAACTGCCTGCCGTCATCTGACCATACTGGGTCACACCAAGTGCATTGAATTTTTCCCAATCATCCGGTTTGGAGTAGTTGGGAATCATCATTCCATTCGTCACCACTACCCTCGGAGCATCTTTATGTG contains:
- a CDS encoding MBL fold metallo-hydrolase — protein: MEIQKLNWAGIRLTSHHKTILIDAVEDFSYYKPVLGDAVENLIAFSDHVQADYILFTHLHLDHFDKGVIPKCLKKDGKLIVYSGLEPVVKKLLDDVEMIVLDLNETFTENNITFKPVFAMDGVGEIQSSWIVDDGTTKIFHGGDTIWHNQFWKLGKENPNIDYAFLPVNGVVVNFEIIGLEYSPVPASLNLKEAFAAAHLLHAKKLVPIHYGLFAHEKCYIPQVFDENDLKNVSEEVGQEYMILKDGAVLLES
- a CDS encoding urocanate hydratase, translating into MTFQEQIQQGIPGRLPQAKPYESNINHAPKRKEILGEEEKKLALRNALRYFEPQFHAELLPEFKQELEDYGRIYMYRFRPDYEMKARPIAEYPGKSEQAKAIMLMIQNNLDYAVAQHPHELITYGGNGAVFSNWAQYLLTMKYLSEMTDEQTLVMYSGHPMGLFPSHKDAPRVVVTNGMMIPNYSKPDDWEKFNALGVTQYGQMTAGSYMYIGPQGIVHGTTITVLNAFRKIEKEPKGGLFVTSGLGGMSGAQPKAGNIAGCVTVCAEVNPKITKIRHDQKWVNEIHEDLDALVKRVREAQENKETVSLAYLGNIVEVWEKFDQDDLRIDIGSDQTSLHNPWAGGYYPVGQSFEESNRMMAEDPELFKEKVQETLKRHAAAINKHTKKGTYFFDYGNAFLLEASRAGADVMAENPTLGREFKYPSYVQDIMGPMCFDYGFGPFRWVCTSSNPEDLQKTDDIACAVLEEMIKNAPEEIQQQMKDNIQWIKGAQENKLVVGSQARILYADAEGRMKIAEAFNKAIKNGEIGPVVLGRDHHDVSGTDSPYRETSNIYDGSRFTADMAIHNVIGDSFRGATWVSIHNGGGVGWGEVINGGFGMLLDGSDDADRRLKSMLFWDVNNGISRRSWARNEGAIFAIKRAMEAEPKLKVTLPNLVDENLL